In Megalobrama amblycephala isolate DHTTF-2021 linkage group LG10, ASM1881202v1, whole genome shotgun sequence, one DNA window encodes the following:
- the noto gene encoding homeobox protein notochord, translated as MQMPGRAYENYGQSIRPHAAFNPDYATSSKPSAGKSFTIDALLARPDHTERDRTSVYRNIANQAPVSSSAVPLAAQMYSQIPHFAYNQSIMHTQTGYPVFCYPPYSYQTTCRGAMYSQDAVLTKAAVHSHYKHKAGKSKRMRTSFTNEQLSRLEKEFARQQYMVGSERFLLASALQLTEAQVKVWFQNRRIKWRKQSLEQQQAKLAKLGLAVQPKSPGSQGREDEERDFTEESDVDIDIDDSLQD; from the exons ATGCAGATGCCTGGAAGAGCTTACGAAAACTATGGACAATCAATTCGCCCTCACGCGGCTTTCAATCCGGACTATGCCACTTCATCAAAACCGAGCGCAGGGAAATCCTTCACAATCGACGCTCTGCTCGCGAGACCTGACCATACGGAGAGAGACAGGACAAGTGTGTATCGGAACATAGCCAATCAAGCGCCAGTCTCGAGCTCTGCGGTCCCATTAGCTGCACAAATGTACTCGCAAATCCCACACTTTGCGTACAACCAGAGCATTATGCACACGCAAACTGGGTATCCCGTCTTTTGCTACCCGCCTTACAGCTACCAAACAACATGTCGTGGAGCTATGTACTCACAAG ATGCTGTACTGACCAAAGCAGCTGTTCACTCTCACTATAAACACAAAGCCGGGAAATCAAAGCGAATGCGCACAAGTTTCACCAACGAGCAGCTGTCCAGACTGGAGAAAGAATTCGCGCGGCAGCAGTATATGGTGGGATCAGAGCGCTTCCTCCTGGCATCTGCTCTCCAGCTCACTGAAGCACAG GTTAAAGTGTGGTTCCAGAACAGACGCATCAAGTGGAGAAAGCAGAGTCTTGAGCAACAACAAGCCAAACTTGCCAAACTTGGTCTCGCCGTGCAACCAAAGAGCCCGGGATCTCAGGGCAGAGAGGATGAGGAGAGAGACTTCACAGAAGAGTCTGATGTGGACATTGACATCGACGATTCACTTCAAGACTGA